In Portunus trituberculatus isolate SZX2019 chromosome 46, ASM1759143v1, whole genome shotgun sequence, a single window of DNA contains:
- the LOC123520358 gene encoding LOW QUALITY PROTEIN: transmembrane channel-like protein 7 (The sequence of the model RefSeq protein was modified relative to this genomic sequence to represent the inferred CDS: inserted 1 base in 1 codon), with protein sequence MSSDGNDEDFHNGHHFSGEPSTVSPQWSERHYQNYQTPLVSPKTESFQQHRQDLRWSSNAHMNVEKPHRVLDPERWRQEQRHMRSHPQPYGQSDWTEHPNYSENSEGYDYFHGRTFLPRVAQEGDLAVNQGYAPVYESHSDPVNRRNGSGVSRGRRDEHAWDVRDEHQRAANEYNDRRGYEKEKRGPRMESSRVDYSSGQRKTAEEEHGDNHQSHYEEEVSHRGPRRHENELQGSPSECEEDIRNMLPSQVDLYKGTLRFRGSVRTRRASHGSLVHAWEEQEPEEEPSTEAEMLEALHSLRDQPWPLDLRRDTKKRLSAKLASTEVKWYSTQPVAKAVRKGGSSLARILQANYIWRNVLKRIEGRFGSSVYAFFNFLRAMIQLNLVLSLVVVGGIVVPSVLLAGDPSLQAWGWVTNVNSSGDHDPCLDFQLEANEKFLICNENYTENLKEIEQKHEVSFIKIVQDFLQGTGLFEWTILFAGRYPASAGDNGYLASLAYFLSVFTAYLVSFVFMVYFVAKFFRQTPLRLKEKSTIFANIVFTGWDFTVRGAEAARTVHICFTGEVKTAFDDDQFLQRKLRRTKREYVTLLLTRACVNVLVIGLIIGSWVGIYFLVDVSQKNIDGGSNEKFFWEYAPTVTVAAFNFMYPLLFTFVVQYEYYRGHTELLVTLIRSVFVRLTSLVVLIFTKLIVISQESRSCDPKDPFICWETHLGQQVYSVFVLDAILQCGMTFVVDVARKALGRFNNPLLKTLSQIEFFVPGHVLDVVYLQCICWLSIIHAPVLFIVCSLYFCLLFFLKLFTVSVTCVPATRVFRASRSSAMFMTILCLAFLLCLVPNGMALLYLRPSLACSPFRGLDYSWQVFTYYVCRLTGSTYWIRWVVFTVDEALVVGALIVAVLLLLAYYLSLISVRNXLIRRLEKKLKHASNDKVFLMNQREQQQIPGPGR encoded by the exons ATGTCATCTGATGGAAACGACGAAGATTTTCACAATGGTCACCATTTCTCCGGTGAGCCAAGCACTGTTTCGCCACAATGGAGCGAAAGACACTACCAAAATTACCAAACTCCACTTGTTAGCCCAAAGACAGAGTCATTTCAACAACACAGGCAAGATCTACGCTGGAGCAGCAATGCGCATATGAATGTTGAGAAGCCACACCGCGTCCTAGATCCCGAGCGGTGGAGACAAGAGCAGCGACACATGCGTTCTCATCCACAGCCATATGGACAAAGTGATTGGACGGAACACCCTAATTATTCCGAAAACAGTGAAGGGTATGATTATTTTCACGGCAGAACGTTTCTGCCTAGAGTTGCACAGGAAGGCGATTTGGCTGTGAATCAAGGCTATGCACCAGTTTATGAAAGCCATTCCGATCCCGTGAACCGAAGGAACGGATCGGGTGTCAGCAGGGGAAGGCGAGATGAGCATGCATGGGACGTAAGAGATGAGCATCAGCGAGCAGCCAATGAGTATAACGATAGAAGAGGCTATGAAAAGGAGAAGCGAGGCCCGAGAATGGAGTCCAGCAGGGTGGACTATTCCTCCGGACAGCGTAAGACAGCAGAGGAGGAGCACGGAGACAATCACCAGTCACACTACGAGGAAGAGGTTTCTCACAGAGGACCTCGGAGGCATGAAAATGAGCTTCAGGGATCACCATCAGAATGTGAAGAAGACATTCGAAACATGTTGCCATCACAGGTCGATCTTTATAAAG GTACTCTTCGTTTTCGTGGGAGTGTCCGCACCCGCAGGGCTTCCCACGGCAGTCTTGTACACGCCTGGGAGGAACAGGAACCTGAGGAAGAGC CCTCGACGGAAGCTGAGATGCTGGAAGCTCTCCACTCATTGCGAGATCAGCCGTGGCCACTAGACCTGCGCAGGGACACCAAAAAGCGACTCAGTGCAAAGCTG GCCAGTACGGAGGTGAAGTGGTACTCTACGCAGCCCGTGGCCAAGgcggtgaggaagggaggaagctcTCTGGCCAGGATCCTTCAGGCTAACTAC ATATGGCGCAACGTTCTCAAACGCATCGAGGGGAGGTTTGGGTCCAGCGTCTATGCGTTTTTCAATTTTCTGCGAGCCATGATCCAGCTGAACCTGGTGCtgagcctggtggtggtgggtggcatAGTGGTGCCCTCCGTCCTGCTAGCCGGCGACCCTAGTCTGCAGGCGTGGGGGTGGGTGACAAATGTTAACTCCTCTGGCGATCACGACCCCTGCCTCGACTTTCAGCTGGAGGCAAACGAAAAG TTCTTGATTTGCAACGAGAATTACACCGAGAACCTCAAGGAGATCGAACAAAAACACGAAGTAAGCTTCATAAAGATAGTTCAAGATTTCCTGCAAGGCACTGGCTTATTTGAGTGGACGATCCTCTTCGCGGGTCGCTATCCTGCCTCGGCTGGCGACAACGGTTACCTGGCCAGCCTCGCTTACTTCCTGTCGGTCTTCACTGCTTACCTCGTATCCTTTGTTTTCATGGTGTACTTCGTAGCGAAATTCTTCCGCCAGACACCTCTACGATTGAAAGAGAAGTCCACGATCTTCGCCAACATAGTTTTCACCGGTTGGGACTTTACAGTGCGGGGAGCTGAGGCGGCCCGGACGGTACACATTTGTTTCACGGGAGAGGTGAAGACGGCTTTTGATGATGATCAATTCCTTCAAAGAAAATTACGTCGTACAAAGAGGGAATACGTTACTCTCTTGCTCACCCGGGCATGCGTGAACGTTTTGGTTATCGGTCTCATCATCGGAAGCTGGGTGGGCATCTATTTCCTCGTGGATGTATCTCAGAAAAACATTGACGGAGGTTCgaatgaaaagtttttttgggagTACGCCCCGACTGTCACTGTGGCAGCCTTCAACTTTATGTACCCATTGCTGTTCACCTTTGTGGTACAATACGAATACTACCGCGGCCACACCGAGCTTCTTGTTACTCTCATTCGCAGTGTTTTTGTCAGATTAACATCCCTGgttgttcttattttcacaAAACTCATCGTGATATCACAGGAATCACGAAGCTGTGATCCCAAAGACCCTTTCATCTGCTGGGAGACGCACCTCGGCCAGCAAGTTTACTCAGTCTTCGTCCTGGACGCCATTCTGCAGTGTGGAATGACTTTTGTGGTGGACGTCGCCCGCAAAGCACTTGGCCGCTTCAACAATCCTTTACTAAAGACACTGAGTCAAATAGAGTTTTTTGTTCCAGGTCACGTTTTGGATGTCGTGTACCTTCAGTGCATTTGTTGGCTGAGCATCATTCATGCTCCGGTCTTGTTCATTGTCTGttccctttatttttgtctgCTCTTCTTTTTAAAGTTGTTCACTGTGTCAGTCACGTGTGTTCCGGCGACGCGAGTGTTCCGCGCCTCCCGCTCTTCAGCCATGTTCATGACTATCTTATGCCTTGCATTCCTGCTGTGTCTTGTCCCCAACGGCATGGCGCTGCTCTACCTGCGTCCCTCGCTGGCCTGCTCGCCATTCAGAGGACTCGACTACAGCTGGCAGGTGTTTACCTACTACGTTTGCAGGCTGACCGGCTCCACCTATTGGATCAG GTGGGTGGTGTTCACCGTAGACGAGGCGCTGGTGGTGGGAGCGCTGATAGTGGCCGTTCTGTTGCTCCTCGCCTACTATCTCTCCCTCATCAGTGTTCGCA GCCTCATCAGAAGGCTGGAGAAGAAGCTCAAGCATGCATCCAATGACAAAGTCTTCCTCATGAACCAACGCGAGCAACAACAGATTCCTGGTCCAGGGCGCTGA